A part of Hippea maritima DSM 10411 genomic DNA contains:
- the flgC gene encoding flagellar basal body rod protein FlgC — MSIFDSMNIASSGMSAQRLRMNIISSNIANADTVRTPEGGPYKRRDVVFEAIGYSKFSDVLKKVQVADIIRDDTPPKLVYDPSNPLANKDGYVAYPNINPVIEMTNLIDAMRTYQANASVIDSAKQTIQAALGILRA, encoded by the coding sequence ATGAGCATATTTGATAGTATGAATATAGCCTCAAGTGGTATGAGTGCCCAGCGTTTAAGGATGAATATAATATCTTCAAATATAGCTAACGCCGATACAGTAAGAACACCAGAAGGTGGTCCTTATAAGAGAAGAGATGTTGTTTTTGAGGCTATTGGATATTCAAAGTTTTCTGATGTACTTAAAAAAGTGCAAGTAGCTGATATTATCAGGGATGATACGCCTCCAAAGTTAGTTTATGACCCATCGAATCCTCTTGCCAATAAAGATGGTTATGTAGCATATCCCAACATTAACCCAGTTATAGAGATGACAAACCTAATAGATGCAATGAGAACATATCAGGCTAATGCATCGGTAATAGATTCGGCAAAGCAAACAATTCAAGCTGCTTTAGGTATATTAAGGGCTTGA
- a CDS encoding HD domain-containing phosphohydrolase — MGEADKLLIKALELSNKIIKGDYKKHNWKLILDSIAQLCGVDGAFIGFWYGGSIKFKYSSFFMAKNYPKRIYPQLYEVPLESRKEFYKKLKKDGFLIINDYQNYPLALKSWLDIGLKSLLAVLIKSDEHIFGSLHLISLKKIKDFSEDEVKILKTIADTIASELQKEVYIKQIEIEKEKNKKQLELFKLIDSRTNQHFSVNLIAEALKKIKEIAHADMMCFLFASENLYITLNDKVEIGDIEASKKNMIYSIWKNNTKTVSQSCSTDKNYPKHCIYIPILSNNKIVGVFGFGFTEEPPHEFKEELETFQNALAHFISIIYTYKTIRSVFSELSDTEEGLIQAFVYSTEAKDIYTRGHSEHVATYSKLIARKLGLDMYQQEMMYNAGLLHDIGKIGIPDAILLKPSKLTPFEFEIMKYHPVISYEIVKNVPKFKGIAKCIRHHHEKMDGSGYPDGLKEPQIELGARILTIADIFDALTTDRPYRKALTPEKAIEILKKEKVDQNILSKVEDVLKKGFIKEAEYKSTFIPEKIEHLRKHIAELDYMTGLKRRSYLIRAMDNFIKENKPFILFMVDIKNTAYINHRYGRDVGDKIILFVADELKKILKKEALARTSADAFMFMYTGDDAESFQNIISNQLKNGILQKIKDKNCIIDENEAKNIIGCYITYSKFPQDGKTADELMYICSSKNAKKQ; from the coding sequence ATGGGGGAGGCAGATAAATTACTTATAAAAGCCTTAGAGTTATCAAATAAGATAATAAAAGGAGACTACAAGAAGCATAATTGGAAGCTTATCTTAGATAGTATTGCCCAGTTATGCGGAGTTGACGGTGCATTTATAGGATTCTGGTATGGTGGATCTATTAAATTCAAATACTCTTCGTTTTTTATGGCAAAAAACTATCCAAAGCGTATATATCCACAACTTTATGAAGTGCCACTTGAATCAAGAAAAGAGTTTTATAAAAAACTAAAAAAAGACGGCTTTCTGATAATAAACGATTATCAGAACTACCCTCTGGCTTTAAAATCCTGGCTTGATATAGGGTTAAAATCGTTGCTTGCTGTCCTAATAAAAAGCGATGAACACATATTCGGTTCACTACACTTAATAAGCCTTAAAAAAATAAAGGATTTCTCGGAAGATGAGGTAAAAATATTAAAAACAATAGCCGATACAATAGCATCAGAACTTCAAAAAGAGGTGTACATAAAACAAATAGAAATAGAAAAAGAAAAAAACAAAAAGCAACTTGAGTTATTCAAGCTAATAGATTCAAGAACAAATCAACATTTCTCGGTAAATCTCATAGCTGAAGCCTTAAAAAAGATAAAAGAAATTGCTCATGCAGATATGATGTGCTTTCTTTTTGCTTCAGAAAACCTCTACATAACATTAAACGATAAAGTAGAAATAGGTGATATAGAGGCAAGTAAAAAGAATATGATATACAGCATATGGAAAAACAACACAAAAACTGTTTCTCAGAGTTGCTCGACCGATAAAAACTACCCAAAGCATTGTATATATATACCAATTTTATCTAACAACAAAATAGTAGGTGTGTTTGGATTCGGTTTTACAGAAGAACCTCCGCATGAATTCAAAGAAGAACTTGAAACATTTCAAAATGCTTTAGCCCATTTTATTTCAATAATCTATACATACAAGACAATCCGCTCTGTTTTCAGTGAATTGTCTGATACAGAAGAGGGGCTTATACAGGCGTTTGTCTACTCAACAGAGGCAAAGGATATTTACACAAGGGGACACTCAGAACATGTAGCAACATACTCAAAACTTATAGCAAGAAAATTAGGTCTCGATATGTATCAACAGGAGATGATGTATAACGCTGGGTTGTTGCACGATATAGGTAAAATCGGTATACCCGATGCAATACTACTAAAACCAAGCAAATTAACACCATTTGAATTTGAAATAATGAAGTATCATCCTGTAATATCATACGAAATTGTCAAAAATGTCCCAAAGTTTAAAGGTATCGCCAAGTGTATAAGACACCATCACGAAAAAATGGACGGTAGCGGTTACCCAGACGGCTTAAAAGAGCCTCAAATAGAATTGGGGGCAAGAATATTAACAATAGCAGACATATTCGACGCTTTAACGACAGATAGGCCTTATAGAAAAGCCTTAACACCAGAAAAAGCCATAGAAATATTAAAAAAAGAAAAGGTTGACCAAAATATCTTATCAAAAGTAGAAGATGTCTTAAAGAAGGGCTTTATAAAAGAGGCAGAATATAAAAGTACATTCATACCAGAAAAAATAGAACATCTGCGTAAACATATTGCAGAACTCGACTATATGACAGGGCTAAAAAGAAGAAGTTATCTCATAAGGGCTATGGATAACTTCATCAAGGAAAACAAGCCCTTTATCTTGTTCATGGTTGATATAAAAAATACAGCATACATAAACCATAGATACGGTAGAGATGTAGGAGATAAAATAATACTCTTCGTTGCAGATGAACTTAAAAAAATTCTAAAAAAAGAAGCATTGGCCCGAACATCTGCCGATGCCTTTATGTTTATGTACACAGGAGATGATGCAGAAAGCTTTCAAAACATCATATCAAATCAACTAAAAAATGGAATACTGCAGAAGATAAAAGATAAAAACTGCATAATAGACGAAAATGAAGCAAAAAACATAATAGGATGCTACATAACCTACTCAAAATTTCCTCAAGACGGTAAAACGGCTGATGAACTAATGTATATATGCTCATCAAAAAACGCAAAGAAGCAATAA
- the flgB gene encoding flagellar basal body rod protein FlgB, with product MVFLNDSTFNYLKYGLDVANLRQDLIASNIANADTPNYKAKHIPFNDILKLRQNDLKLKVDNEKHIKPKEDLDYIVKKDVDDYLVKNDQNNVKLDKELTYLAKNTLIINTLTAFERYKFNEYKDIISSTRNA from the coding sequence ATGGTTTTTCTAAATGATTCTACTTTTAACTATTTAAAATACGGTTTAGATGTTGCCAACTTAAGGCAGGATCTTATAGCAAGCAATATAGCAAATGCGGATACTCCCAATTATAAGGCTAAGCATATACCGTTTAATGACATATTAAAACTAAGACAGAACGATTTGAAGCTTAAAGTAGATAATGAAAAGCATATAAAGCCTAAAGAGGATTTAGATTACATAGTAAAAAAAGATGTTGATGATTATTTGGTCAAAAATGACCAGAACAACGTGAAGTTGGATAAAGAGTTGACCTACCTTGCCAAAAACACATTGATTATCAACACATTAACAGCTTTTGAGCGTTATAAGTTTAACGAGTATAAAGATATAATCTCATCAACAAGAAATGCATAG
- a CDS encoding MotE family protein, which translates to MRSPILRLLMAGLVVISLIVYPCFAQEKEGKSLSAIVERISELKSLEQLINKKISTLEKLKAQLDKERKDIDKQKKEADEYAKKKKKEADDYFASVKKQVDDYLAKKQKELQSLEKQIADQKIKKLAQIYSSAKPQAAAAELSQMNEDVAAQILVFMRPRQAGAIISKMQPKKAASIFQKYLLKKDSLKINKQ; encoded by the coding sequence ATGAGGTCGCCAATATTAAGACTGCTAATGGCAGGCTTGGTGGTAATTAGTCTTATTGTATATCCGTGTTTTGCTCAAGAAAAAGAGGGTAAGAGTTTAAGTGCGATAGTTGAGAGAATAAGTGAACTAAAGAGCTTAGAACAGCTAATCAATAAAAAGATTTCAACGCTTGAAAAATTAAAAGCGCAACTTGATAAGGAGAGAAAAGATATAGATAAGCAAAAGAAAGAAGCCGATGAGTATGCTAAGAAGAAGAAAAAAGAAGCAGATGATTATTTTGCAAGTGTAAAAAAACAGGTTGATGATTACCTGGCAAAAAAACAAAAGGAACTTCAGAGTTTAGAGAAACAAATTGCAGACCAGAAGATAAAGAAGCTTGCACAGATATATTCATCTGCCAAGCCACAGGCTGCCGCAGCGGAGCTATCTCAAATGAATGAGGATGTGGCCGCACAGATTTTGGTGTTTATGCGGCCAAGACAGGCAGGTGCAATAATCTCAAAGATGCAACCAAAAAAGGCTGCAAGCATCTTTCAAAAATACCTTCTTAAAAAGGACAGCTTAAAGATTAATAAGCAATAA
- the fliF gene encoding flagellar basal-body MS-ring/collar protein FliF, which translates to MNFKLFLEQVKKFYNTMNRQQRIILFSSVGVLVAGILFILIASSKVAYAPLFTNLNAKDASDIVTYLNQHGVKYKLINGGTVIEVPKDMVYSLRLDLVAAGLPKHGVVGFEIFDKQNFSTTNFVENINYIRALEGELTRTIANINEIKSAKVNIAIPKPTIFTESQQPPTASIVLDLYKPLTRQQIVAIQKLVASAVPGLSYKDVTIVDSDGNLLSVNIPDEQLLTANELKYKQFIEQRYKSRIKSMLAPILGKDKFVVSVDVELDLSKIKKKSVIYDPNSVVVSEENEESTSTTPTSGGVPGVISNIDNKTNAAAASGTAKSSKSKTITNYDVGRTETITEGPLIKIKKISAAVVVDGIYEPVKNKKGKVVSYKFKSLPQNTISTIQQAVMSAIGYDNKRGDKVTVTCMKFAMSGEKQMGNVSLGGGNMVVNLASYYKYALVAFLLALFYFLFLRKFIKNVMTVSSVRAKKTEGTAETTSEELTENEVKGKSIREIEEEIASKLDEEGVVDEEKIRANMMEDKIREAAEENPEEIANLLKTLISAKPKQ; encoded by the coding sequence ATGAACTTTAAATTGTTTTTGGAACAGGTTAAGAAGTTTTATAATACTATGAATCGTCAACAGAGGATAATTCTATTTAGCTCTGTTGGTGTGCTTGTTGCGGGAATTCTTTTTATTTTAATTGCATCATCAAAGGTTGCGTATGCTCCTCTATTTACAAATCTCAATGCCAAAGATGCGTCTGATATAGTTACATATCTTAATCAACATGGGGTAAAGTATAAACTCATAAATGGTGGTACGGTTATAGAGGTGCCAAAAGATATGGTTTATAGTCTTAGGCTTGATCTTGTTGCGGCAGGGCTTCCAAAGCATGGGGTTGTTGGTTTTGAGATATTTGATAAGCAGAATTTCAGTACAACTAATTTTGTCGAGAATATTAACTACATACGGGCTCTTGAAGGTGAACTTACAAGGACTATTGCAAATATAAATGAGATAAAATCGGCTAAGGTTAATATAGCTATTCCAAAACCTACAATATTTACGGAGAGTCAACAACCACCTACGGCAAGTATAGTGCTTGATTTGTACAAGCCTCTAACAAGGCAGCAGATTGTAGCTATACAGAAGCTGGTCGCATCGGCTGTTCCAGGACTTTCATACAAGGATGTTACGATTGTTGATAGTGATGGTAATTTATTATCTGTAAATATACCTGATGAGCAGTTACTTACAGCTAATGAGCTTAAGTATAAACAATTTATTGAACAGAGGTATAAAAGTAGAATAAAGAGTATGCTTGCCCCTATTTTGGGTAAGGATAAATTTGTTGTTAGCGTTGATGTGGAGTTAGATCTTAGTAAAATAAAGAAAAAATCCGTTATTTATGATCCAAATAGTGTAGTTGTTAGTGAGGAGAATGAAGAGTCTACCTCAACTACACCTACAAGCGGTGGTGTGCCAGGGGTTATATCTAATATAGACAATAAAACCAACGCGGCAGCGGCATCTGGCACAGCCAAAAGTTCAAAATCCAAAACCATTACAAATTACGATGTAGGCAGAACGGAGACCATAACGGAAGGTCCTTTAATTAAGATAAAGAAAATATCTGCAGCCGTTGTTGTTGATGGTATATATGAACCTGTTAAAAACAAAAAGGGAAAGGTGGTTTCATATAAGTTTAAATCCTTACCACAAAATACAATTAGTACTATCCAGCAGGCCGTTATGAGTGCTATTGGCTATGATAATAAAAGAGGTGATAAGGTTACTGTTACATGTATGAAGTTTGCTATGTCAGGAGAGAAACAAATGGGAAACGTTTCGCTTGGCGGTGGTAATATGGTTGTTAATTTGGCATCCTATTATAAATATGCATTAGTTGCTTTCTTACTTGCATTGTTTTACTTTTTGTTCTTGCGTAAATTTATTAAGAATGTGATGACTGTTTCTTCTGTTAGAGCCAAAAAGACAGAAGGAACAGCTGAAACTACATCTGAGGAGCTAACTGAAAATGAGGTTAAAGGTAAAAGTATAAGGGAAATAGAAGAAGAGATAGCATCAAAGCTCGACGAAGAAGGTGTTGTGGATGAAGAAAAGATAAGGGCAAATATGATGGAAGACAAGATAAGAGAGGCGGCAGAGGAGAATCCAGAAGAAATTGCTAACCTTTTGAAGACTTTAATCAGCGCTAAGCCAAAACAATAG
- the fliE gene encoding flagellar hook-basal body complex protein FliE, translating into MDIKDVVLKPIDNSQIDNNPKAEKPEGDSFADILKKSLDEVNKLQNKADESIKDIASGKMENIQDAVMAIEKADVSLKLLTEIRNKAIEAYKEVMRMQV; encoded by the coding sequence ATGGATATAAAAGATGTAGTATTAAAACCTATAGATAATAGCCAAATAGATAACAATCCCAAGGCAGAAAAACCAGAAGGGGATTCATTTGCAGATATACTAAAGAAATCTCTCGATGAAGTAAATAAGTTACAAAATAAAGCTGATGAATCTATTAAAGATATAGCCTCAGGTAAGATGGAAAACATACAGGATGCCGTTATGGCCATAGAAAAGGCCGATGTATCGTTAAAACTCCTTACAGAGATCCGCAACAAAGCTATAGAGGCCTACAAAGAAGTAATGCGCATGCAAGTATAG
- a CDS encoding FliH/SctL family protein: protein MPIEVKEYIFEDFDSSEGADNSTENNHFETRLDTQKDKESNKKGHNISSKAQVKKEELILDKEAIKKELEAIIESTKEEALKQAQLIKEQAKKEGFELGYKDGYEKGLNDAKGVFDKTVADYTSKMQQAIEKLIDTAKDISKRYEELENVATDMVLNIAKKVIAKELDSDRDIIKNMVREAMGLSEARKIKLKLNPEDAEVLKDVSLDKNKTVEVVEDKNLSRGSVIIEEENGNVIDASVNTKLDQIKNSIVNE from the coding sequence ATGCCCATAGAGGTTAAGGAATATATATTTGAGGATTTTGATTCAAGTGAAGGTGCAGATAATAGCACAGAGAATAATCACTTTGAAACTCGATTAGATACCCAAAAAGACAAAGAATCCAACAAGAAAGGCCATAATATTTCCTCTAAAGCACAAGTAAAAAAAGAAGAACTTATTTTAGATAAAGAAGCCATAAAAAAAGAACTTGAGGCTATAATAGAATCAACAAAAGAAGAGGCTTTGAAACAAGCACAACTTATAAAAGAACAGGCCAAAAAAGAGGGCTTTGAGCTGGGTTATAAGGATGGCTACGAAAAAGGACTTAATGATGCCAAAGGTGTCTTTGATAAAACCGTAGCTGATTATACCTCGAAGATGCAGCAAGCTATAGAGAAACTTATTGATACAGCTAAAGATATATCTAAACGTTATGAGGAGCTTGAGAATGTTGCAACAGATATGGTGCTTAATATAGCAAAGAAGGTTATAGCCAAAGAACTTGATTCAGATAGGGATATTATAAAAAATATGGTTAGAGAGGCTATGGGGCTTAGCGAGGCCAGAAAGATAAAATTAAAACTCAATCCTGAAGATGCAGAGGTTTTGAAGGATGTAAGTTTAGATAAGAACAAAACAGTAGAGGTTGTTGAAGATAAAAACCTCTCGAGAGGCTCTGTAATAATTGAAGAGGAAAACGGTAACGTTATAGATGCTAGTGTCAATACAAAACTTGATCAGATAAAGAACTCAATAGTCAATGAGTGA
- the fliG gene encoding flagellar motor switch protein FliG, translating to MAKTSSDIKSVDDLSPHQKAAILTIVLGDELSAKVLSFLPKSDIEAISKEIAFMKTVDPKIIRQVVDEFYKMLKAKEFMSVGGLEYAKEILVKTLGPEEAQRIIDKLVKMMESSYGFDYLENIDPKQLVKFIQNEHPQTIAIILAHLDQSTAAEVLSLLPKELQADVTLRMASLENVSPTVIKHVSEILESKLENVSGSNIELGGVRKVSEIINRMGRVESKALIDAIAEHNPDLASQIRDMMFVFEDIMKLSDQDIQELLKHVDKKDLVMALKGASDELKDKFFSNMSSRAAETLKEELEFLGAVKVKDVERAQKVIVDVVRKLDEEGVISIGGGGEEVLT from the coding sequence ATGGCCAAGACATCTTCCGATATAAAAAGCGTAGACGACCTCAGTCCTCACCAGAAAGCAGCTATACTTACAATAGTATTGGGGGATGAGCTATCTGCAAAAGTTTTATCATTTCTTCCAAAATCTGATATTGAGGCTATCTCGAAGGAAATAGCCTTTATGAAGACTGTTGATCCCAAAATCATAAGGCAGGTTGTTGATGAGTTTTACAAAATGCTTAAAGCTAAGGAGTTCATGAGCGTAGGCGGACTTGAGTATGCTAAGGAAATTTTGGTTAAGACCTTGGGTCCTGAAGAGGCTCAGCGTATAATCGACAAGCTTGTGAAAATGATGGAATCAAGTTATGGGTTTGACTATCTTGAGAATATAGATCCCAAACAGCTTGTTAAGTTTATACAAAATGAGCATCCTCAAACCATAGCTATAATATTGGCTCATTTGGATCAGTCAACGGCAGCTGAAGTGTTATCCCTTTTGCCTAAGGAATTGCAGGCCGATGTAACTTTAAGAATGGCCTCTCTTGAAAATGTATCACCTACGGTTATTAAACATGTCTCCGAGATATTGGAAAGCAAGCTTGAAAATGTTAGTGGTTCCAATATAGAACTTGGCGGTGTTAGAAAGGTTTCGGAGATCATTAACCGTATGGGTAGGGTAGAGTCTAAGGCTTTAATCGATGCTATAGCCGAGCATAATCCTGACCTTGCAAGTCAAATCAGAGATATGATGTTTGTATTCGAGGATATTATGAAACTCAGCGATCAAGATATCCAAGAATTGCTCAAGCATGTGGATAAAAAAGACCTTGTTATGGCACTTAAGGGTGCATCGGATGAGCTTAAGGATAAATTCTTTAGCAATATGTCCTCACGTGCAGCTGAGACACTGAAGGAAGAGCTTGAGTTCTTGGGTGCTGTTAAGGTTAAGGATGTTGAGAGAGCACAAAAGGTTATTGTTGATGTGGTACGTAAACTCGACGAAGAGGGTGTTATCTCCATAGGTGGCGGTGGAGAGGAGGTGTTAACCTAA
- the fliI gene encoding flagellar protein export ATPase FliI has translation MSDILKLKRVIDGSNLIVTYGRIKKVAGITIKSTGPKNVKIGDVCKIETDEGWIDSEVVGFDEDGVVLMPLGVLDGVKSLSLVKSEGRGLSVPVSERLLGRVVNALGRPIDGKGPIPVEEYYPVYPKPVPPLERQIIKEPLSLGVKAIDGLLTIGKGQRVGIFAGSGVGKSTLLGMIARNSSADVNVIALIGERGREVREFIERDLKEEGLKRSVVVVATSDEASLLRREGAFVATSIAEFFKDRGANVMLMMDSATRFAMAQREIGLAVGEPPTTKGYTPSVFTLLPRLMERAGNFNKGSITAIYTVLVDGDDLMEPIADASRSILDGHIVLSRKIAERGRYPAVDVLRSISRLMSSITTDEHKELALKIRKVLSVYADAEDLINIGAYVKGSNKDIDEAIKYIDKVEGFLAQKIEESFSFEDTLNLMRGIFS, from the coding sequence ATGAGTGATATATTAAAGCTAAAAAGGGTTATAGATGGTTCAAATTTGATAGTTACATATGGAAGAATAAAGAAGGTTGCGGGTATTACAATAAAATCTACAGGTCCTAAAAATGTAAAGATAGGTGATGTTTGCAAAATAGAAACAGATGAGGGGTGGATAGACTCAGAGGTTGTAGGTTTTGATGAAGATGGGGTTGTATTGATGCCTTTAGGTGTTTTGGATGGTGTTAAGTCGCTGAGCTTGGTTAAATCTGAAGGTAGGGGTTTAAGTGTTCCGGTTAGTGAGAGACTCCTTGGAAGGGTTGTAAATGCCCTTGGTAGACCTATTGATGGGAAAGGTCCTATACCTGTTGAAGAATACTATCCTGTCTATCCAAAGCCTGTTCCACCATTGGAAAGGCAAATAATAAAAGAGCCTCTGTCTTTGGGTGTTAAAGCCATTGATGGGCTGTTAACCATAGGTAAGGGGCAGCGTGTAGGCATATTTGCGGGTAGTGGGGTAGGTAAAAGTACTCTCCTTGGAATGATAGCAAGAAATAGTTCGGCAGATGTCAATGTTATAGCCCTAATAGGTGAGCGTGGAAGAGAAGTTAGGGAATTTATAGAGAGAGATTTAAAAGAAGAGGGTTTAAAAAGAAGCGTTGTTGTAGTTGCAACCAGTGATGAAGCTTCCCTTTTGAGAAGGGAAGGGGCTTTTGTTGCCACCTCTATTGCTGAATTTTTTAAAGATAGAGGGGCAAATGTTATGTTGATGATGGATTCTGCCACGAGGTTTGCTATGGCGCAGAGGGAGATTGGTTTGGCTGTTGGAGAACCACCAACTACAAAAGGCTACACGCCCAGTGTTTTTACACTCCTACCACGTCTGATGGAAAGAGCAGGCAATTTCAATAAGGGCTCTATCACTGCCATCTATACAGTATTGGTGGATGGGGATGATTTAATGGAACCTATAGCCGATGCATCGCGTTCAATATTAGATGGCCATATAGTTTTATCCAGAAAGATAGCAGAGAGAGGAAGATATCCTGCTGTAGATGTTCTTAGGAGTATATCAAGGTTGATGAGTTCCATAACAACTGATGAGCATAAAGAATTGGCTTTGAAGATTAGAAAAGTGCTTTCCGTATATGCAGATGCAGAGGATTTGATAAATATAGGTGCTTATGTGAAAGGAAGCAATAAGGATATAGATGAGGCTATAAAATACATAGATAAAGTTGAAGGGTTTTTAGCTCAAAAGATAGAAGAGTCTTTTTCTTTTGAGGATACCTTAAATCTTATGAGAGGTATATTTAGTTAA
- a CDS encoding flagellar export protein FliJ yields the protein MFVFKFEKLLKIKSRLLDEKQTQIALIDKEINSKKQEVLLLEDENQKRRVKLFSLLRSDNVDRNMVLFLNENIDKASKSIDYLNNQIEALKKMKVEYIEEAKALLKEKKKLERLKEKELQNYRVQQTKDEMRFLDEVANIKTANGRLGGN from the coding sequence ATGTTTGTGTTTAAATTTGAGAAACTCTTAAAGATAAAATCCAGACTTTTAGATGAAAAGCAAACTCAGATAGCCCTAATTGATAAGGAGATAAACTCAAAAAAACAAGAGGTATTATTGCTTGAGGATGAAAATCAAAAAAGAAGAGTTAAGCTGTTTAGTCTACTTAGAAGCGATAATGTTGATAGGAATATGGTGCTTTTTTTAAATGAGAATATAGATAAAGCATCTAAGTCGATAGACTATTTAAATAACCAAATCGAAGCTTTAAAGAAGATGAAGGTTGAATATATTGAAGAGGCTAAGGCTTTACTGAAAGAGAAAAAGAAACTTGAAAGATTGAAGGAAAAGGAACTACAAAACTATAGGGTCCAACAAACTAAAGATGAAATGAGGTTCTTAGATGAGGTCGCCAATATTAAGACTGCTAATGGCAGGCTTGGTGGTAATTAG